A genomic segment from Lignipirellula cremea encodes:
- a CDS encoding sigma-70 family RNA polymerase sigma factor yields the protein MNQETLLKTLLDARLRLSAGMWPVLRDTHAIEDIFQVTLLRAVHEAESFQDEEHAIAWARVTARRLAIDHLRKHQVRARVIDESSLDLLDAELDRRGDSALAERLDALKSCVEKLPPRSRRIVDLRYHRRRAGQEIADLLEMTVDAVYQALRRIHLALRDCVERCLENA from the coding sequence GTGAACCAGGAAACGTTGCTAAAAACTCTCTTGGATGCTCGCTTGCGTCTGTCAGCCGGAATGTGGCCGGTGCTCCGCGATACGCACGCCATCGAGGACATTTTCCAGGTGACGTTGTTGCGGGCGGTGCACGAAGCGGAATCGTTTCAGGACGAAGAGCACGCCATCGCTTGGGCGAGAGTGACCGCGCGGCGTTTGGCGATCGATCATTTGCGGAAACACCAGGTGCGGGCGCGAGTGATCGACGAGAGTTCGCTCGACCTGCTCGACGCCGAACTCGATCGCCGTGGCGACTCGGCCCTGGCCGAGCGGCTCGACGCCCTCAAGTCCTGCGTCGAGAAGTTGCCGCCGCGTTCTCGGCGGATCGTCGATCTCCGGTATCACCGGCGGCGGGCCGGCCAAGAGATCGCCGATTTGCTAGAGATGACGGTCGACGCCGTCTATCAAGCTTTGCGGAGAATCCATCTGGCCCTGCGGGATTGTGTCGAACGGTGCCTGGAGAACGCATGA
- a CDS encoding DUF1552 domain-containing protein has protein sequence MTKSWRLSRRTALQGLGATIALPFLEAMTPVSRAAQQAAQPPVRLMFHWLGTATNMDHWFPEDDGPNYQLSRALRPLERHRSHFSVISGTRNFPELDYGGGREFGHNGAMMWLTSQRVVTGSGAADIKTHSSVDQIAAKHLGQNTRHPSLQLGIYKPGFHILSWSEHGTPLPTINSPAALFQRLFVAKRPSEVAQFKKNAALNHSLLDLVTESRHDLQRRLGVQDRDKLDQYLTSVRELEAGIARDEKWIDTPPPPAGRPPAPTAERSKDEWMATMYRLIALAFEADITRVVALAGDGPGPAYDFIPGVIEDWHPISHHNQNAEKLEQMARINEWSMSELAKFLDTLDGMHDANGQSILHNSLILTGDSMADGQHWGGNYPLLLAGHAGGRLKQGQHLKFCENPRYGQDKWTLARTPTSNLYLSMLQLAGAPVERFADSTGPLAGLA, from the coding sequence ATGACCAAATCATGGCGCCTTTCTCGACGCACCGCTCTGCAAGGCCTTGGAGCTACGATCGCCTTACCGTTTTTGGAAGCGATGACGCCCGTCTCGCGTGCGGCTCAGCAAGCGGCCCAGCCGCCGGTGCGGCTGATGTTTCACTGGCTGGGGACCGCGACCAATATGGACCACTGGTTCCCGGAAGATGACGGCCCCAACTATCAGCTCAGCCGGGCGCTGCGGCCGCTCGAGCGTCACCGCTCGCACTTTTCGGTGATCTCGGGAACACGCAACTTCCCCGAGCTTGACTATGGCGGGGGGCGCGAATTCGGCCACAACGGCGCGATGATGTGGCTGACTTCGCAAAGGGTCGTTACCGGCAGCGGAGCAGCCGACATCAAAACGCACAGCTCGGTCGACCAGATCGCGGCCAAGCACCTGGGACAGAACACCCGGCATCCTTCGCTGCAGCTGGGCATCTACAAGCCGGGTTTTCATATTCTTTCCTGGTCGGAACACGGCACGCCGCTGCCCACAATCAACAGCCCAGCGGCTTTGTTCCAGCGTCTTTTTGTGGCCAAGCGGCCGTCGGAAGTGGCCCAGTTCAAGAAGAACGCCGCCCTTAATCACAGCCTTCTCGACCTGGTGACCGAGAGCCGCCACGACCTCCAGCGGCGACTGGGGGTGCAGGACCGCGACAAGCTCGATCAGTACTTGACGTCCGTCCGCGAGTTGGAAGCCGGTATCGCCCGAGACGAGAAGTGGATCGATACGCCGCCCCCGCCAGCGGGCCGGCCGCCAGCGCCGACCGCCGAACGCAGCAAGGACGAATGGATGGCGACGATGTATCGGCTGATCGCCCTGGCGTTTGAAGCAGACATTACCCGTGTGGTCGCACTGGCCGGTGACGGACCAGGGCCGGCTTATGACTTTATCCCCGGCGTGATCGAAGACTGGCACCCGATCAGCCACCACAACCAGAATGCCGAAAAACTCGAACAGATGGCCCGTATCAATGAGTGGAGTATGAGCGAATTGGCCAAATTCCTTGATACCCTGGACGGCATGCATGACGCCAATGGACAGAGTATCCTGCACAACTCCTTGATCCTAACCGGCGACTCCATGGCCGACGGCCAACACTGGGGCGGCAACTACCCGCTGCTGCTGGCCGGCCATGCAGGAGGACGACTGAAGCAGGGCCAACATCTCAAGTTCTGCGAGAATCCCCGCTACGGCCAGGACAAGTGGACCTTGGCCCGTACGCCGACTTCCAACCTGTACCTCTCCATGCTGCAGTTGGCCGGAGCTCCGGTCGAACGCTTCGCCGACAGCACCGGGCCGCTGGCAGGGCTGGCGTAA
- a CDS encoding sulfatase family protein has translation MKLKYLFLLLTLLINCRPLFAAESSRRNMIFILVDDQRHDAMSCAGHPFLQTSAADALAAGGVRFKNAFVTTSLCSPSRASILTGVYAHSHRVVDNQSPAPEKLTFFSESLQHAGYRTAFIGKWHMGHASDEPRRGWDHWVSFVGQGHYFPDLPDGGTAQLNVNGRRLPQTKYITDELTDYALKWLAEQEKSERPWMLYLSHKAVHHDFSPAHRHKGKFADAVFEPFPTTQGTKLDKLKPMWARNQRNSWHGAEFPFHNTLGKTSDIYRRYCETLCSVDESTGRLLDYLRESGQLDSTLIVYMGDNGHLWGEQGLIDKRTAYEASIRVPLLMHCPQLLPGGRVVEEMAANIDIAPTLLEAACVVRPDNYQGRSLLPLARGQAVTDWREELLYEYFWERWAPSTPTLHALITPRWKYVRAYGLWDVPELYDLENDPQELKSLFHDPPHHQRAIAMDKRLFELLAETGGESIPLQRGWNGSAKEFRDPEASGWAPFPPSMTAGQDAR, from the coding sequence ATGAAGCTAAAATATCTCTTCCTGCTGCTGACTCTGCTGATAAACTGTCGACCGCTTTTCGCCGCCGAGTCTTCGCGCCGGAACATGATATTCATTCTGGTTGACGATCAGCGGCACGACGCGATGAGCTGTGCGGGGCATCCGTTTCTCCAGACGTCAGCGGCTGATGCTTTGGCGGCGGGCGGAGTGCGCTTCAAGAACGCTTTCGTCACCACCTCGCTCTGCTCTCCCAGCCGGGCTTCTATCTTGACGGGAGTGTACGCGCACTCGCATCGGGTCGTCGACAATCAGTCACCAGCGCCGGAGAAGCTGACCTTCTTCAGCGAGTCTTTGCAACATGCTGGCTACCGGACCGCTTTCATCGGCAAGTGGCACATGGGCCACGCTTCCGATGAACCCCGCCGGGGCTGGGACCACTGGGTCAGCTTTGTCGGGCAAGGACACTACTTTCCCGATCTGCCCGATGGGGGAACGGCGCAGCTCAACGTCAACGGACGCCGTCTGCCGCAGACGAAGTACATTACCGACGAGCTAACCGACTACGCTCTAAAGTGGCTGGCGGAACAAGAGAAAAGTGAGCGGCCGTGGATGCTGTATCTTTCGCATAAGGCCGTGCACCACGACTTCAGCCCTGCGCACCGGCATAAGGGAAAATTCGCTGACGCGGTGTTTGAACCGTTCCCCACGACGCAAGGGACAAAGCTCGACAAGCTCAAGCCGATGTGGGCGCGCAACCAGCGAAATTCCTGGCACGGCGCCGAATTCCCGTTCCACAACACGCTCGGCAAGACCTCCGATATCTATCGCCGCTACTGCGAGACGCTTTGCTCCGTGGACGAAAGCACCGGGCGGCTACTCGACTACCTCCGCGAAAGCGGCCAGCTCGATTCGACTTTGATCGTCTACATGGGCGACAACGGCCACCTCTGGGGCGAACAGGGCTTGATCGACAAACGCACCGCCTATGAGGCTTCGATCCGAGTGCCCCTGCTCATGCACTGCCCCCAGCTGCTGCCCGGCGGTCGCGTGGTGGAAGAGATGGCCGCGAATATCGACATCGCCCCCACCTTGCTGGAAGCGGCCTGCGTGGTGCGCCCCGACAACTATCAAGGCCGCAGCTTGCTGCCCCTGGCTCGCGGCCAAGCCGTAACCGACTGGCGGGAAGAGTTGCTCTACGAATACTTTTGGGAGCGCTGGGCGCCGTCGACGCCCACCCTGCACGCCTTGATCACGCCCCGCTGGAAGTACGTGCGGGCGTATGGACTGTGGGACGTCCCCGAACTATACGATTTGGAAAACGACCCGCAGGAACTGAAGAGCTTGTTTCACGATCCGCCCCATCATCAGCGGGCGATCGCCATGGACAAGCGGCTCTTCGAACTCTTGGCGGAAACCGGCGGCGAAAGCATACCGCTGCAACGAGGCTGGAACGGATCGGCCAAGGAATTTCGCGACCCAGAAGCCTCCGGTTGGGCGCCCTTTCCCCCATCGATGACCGCGGGGCAAGATGCTCGCTAG
- a CDS encoding DUF1592 domain-containing protein, with product MRILYLAASATSLIAFGAATLSADEHAASFGQEIQPFLRSHCVRCHGPDREEGGLRVDRLGPIGSKPEFANVWLELRDRIVKNEMPPKDEPQPAAEQRVMLLDWINEELRLAREASSHTGHVMRRLNRAEYRETLRELLDLHPAIDTARDLPEDDTYHGFDNIGSALNISPVQMRVYVENAARVMDLAFPSGRRPQQELTRILAMDAVDFYRANDAVRAWRQETNGKVIPKAEYERQKKEVMSAVPDVDLTRTIRFGTTSQTEYRDEGVEFSNMGNVQWGGRPAGLYRLRFRVRAIANSRGDLPMLSVTLTTSPPNVDQPVMTVDLTPEFRIYEMEAFAQPHFSTLRFEAAVMGNRYFYKRGAAAPRIMVESLEIEGPIVEDWPSPAWHEYFGGAEDSEEDAREIIARFAEKAFRRPPTSSRMDQFLAFYQTRRDAGDEFETAVKLVMQAILATPEFLFLVEEEPASAEGPQPLDDYELAARLSYFLWSGPPDEELYSLAKTGRLHEEKTLLTQARRMMLHPRAARFAENFTGQWLMLRTLGQMAPDSRKFVEWEETLQESMRKETELFFLHLLQNDLPVTNLIDSDFAMLNGRLAYFYGIEGVSGYEFRRVSLEETEQRGGLLGQASILTLTSDGIRTLPMKRGAFILENLLGDPLPPPPNDVPPVKESTGATLRERLAAHRSMPACASCHAKLDPFGFALENFNAIGKWREKEEETRLPIDASGELKELGQFETFAEFKGLMTMRRDDVARCVSEKLLMYALGRPLDFTDEPVIEAIANRTKEDGYKLSRLVLAIVASDPFRTK from the coding sequence GTGAGAATCCTTTACTTGGCTGCGTCGGCGACGTCGTTGATCGCCTTCGGCGCGGCAACGTTGTCGGCCGACGAGCATGCCGCCAGCTTTGGGCAAGAAATACAGCCGTTTCTGCGTAGCCACTGCGTCCGCTGCCACGGACCCGACCGGGAAGAAGGTGGGCTGCGCGTCGACCGATTAGGGCCGATCGGTTCCAAGCCCGAATTCGCGAACGTCTGGCTCGAACTTCGGGATCGCATTGTCAAAAACGAGATGCCGCCCAAGGATGAACCTCAACCCGCCGCGGAGCAGCGGGTGATGCTGCTCGACTGGATCAACGAAGAACTGCGGCTCGCTCGGGAGGCCTCCAGCCACACCGGCCATGTCATGCGACGCCTGAATCGAGCCGAGTATCGCGAGACGCTGCGCGAACTACTTGACCTTCATCCGGCGATCGACACCGCCCGCGACTTACCCGAGGACGATACCTATCATGGCTTCGACAACATCGGCTCGGCGCTGAACATCTCGCCGGTGCAGATGCGGGTGTATGTCGAGAACGCAGCACGCGTGATGGACCTGGCTTTTCCCAGCGGCCGCCGGCCGCAGCAGGAGCTGACTCGCATCCTCGCCATGGATGCGGTGGACTTTTACCGCGCAAACGACGCCGTCCGGGCCTGGCGGCAGGAAACAAACGGCAAGGTCATTCCCAAGGCGGAATACGAGCGCCAGAAGAAAGAGGTAATGTCGGCCGTACCGGATGTAGATTTGACTCGCACAATTCGATTTGGAACCACTAGCCAAACTGAGTACCGGGACGAAGGCGTCGAATTCAGCAACATGGGAAACGTCCAGTGGGGCGGCCGCCCGGCCGGACTTTACCGCCTCCGCTTTCGCGTCCGGGCTATCGCCAACAGCCGCGGCGACCTGCCGATGTTGTCGGTGACGCTGACGACAAGCCCGCCGAACGTCGATCAGCCGGTGATGACCGTCGACTTGACGCCGGAATTTCGAATCTACGAGATGGAAGCGTTCGCCCAGCCGCACTTTTCGACGCTTCGTTTCGAGGCGGCGGTGATGGGCAACAGGTACTTTTACAAGCGCGGCGCGGCGGCCCCGCGGATCATGGTGGAGTCGCTTGAAATCGAAGGGCCCATCGTCGAGGACTGGCCGTCGCCGGCCTGGCACGAGTACTTCGGCGGCGCCGAAGACTCAGAAGAAGACGCCCGCGAGATCATCGCCCGCTTCGCCGAGAAGGCGTTCCGACGTCCGCCCACCTCATCGCGGATGGATCAATTCCTGGCCTTCTACCAAACACGCCGTGACGCCGGCGACGAATTTGAAACGGCGGTCAAGCTGGTGATGCAGGCGATTCTCGCGACGCCGGAATTCCTGTTTCTGGTCGAAGAGGAACCCGCCTCCGCGGAGGGTCCGCAACCGCTGGACGATTATGAACTGGCTGCTCGGCTCTCCTACTTTCTTTGGAGCGGTCCGCCAGACGAAGAGCTTTACTCGCTGGCTAAGACCGGCCGGCTGCACGAAGAGAAAACGCTCCTTACGCAAGCTCGCCGGATGATGCTTCACCCCCGGGCGGCGCGCTTCGCCGAGAACTTCACTGGCCAGTGGCTCATGCTGCGCACGTTGGGTCAGATGGCGCCGGACTCGCGGAAATTTGTCGAGTGGGAAGAGACGCTGCAGGAATCGATGCGGAAAGAGACAGAGCTGTTCTTCCTACATCTGCTGCAAAACGACTTGCCGGTGACGAACTTGATCGACTCGGACTTCGCTATGCTCAACGGGCGGCTGGCTTACTTTTACGGCATCGAAGGGGTCAGCGGCTACGAATTTCGTCGTGTGTCCCTTGAAGAAACCGAGCAGCGCGGCGGCCTGTTGGGGCAGGCCAGCATCCTTACGCTGACTTCCGACGGCATCCGCACGCTGCCAATGAAGCGGGGCGCCTTCATCCTAGAGAATCTATTGGGCGATCCGCTGCCTCCGCCGCCGAACGACGTTCCGCCGGTTAAGGAGTCGACAGGAGCCACCTTGCGGGAACGGTTGGCGGCCCATCGGTCCATGCCGGCCTGCGCGAGTTGTCACGCCAAGCTCGACCCATTCGGTTTCGCGCTCGAAAACTTCAATGCGATTGGCAAATGGCGCGAGAAAGAAGAGGAGACGCGTCTGCCGATCGACGCCAGCGGCGAGCTTAAGGAACTGGGTCAATTTGAGACATTCGCCGAATTCAAAGGGCTGATGACTATGCGCCGCGACGATGTTGCCCGCTGCGTCAGCGAGAAGCTGCTGATGTACGCCCTGGGCCGCCCGCTCGACTTTACCGACGAACCGGTGATTGAGGCAATTGCCAACCGCACCAAGGAAGACGGCTATAAACTTTCCCGCTTGGTGCTGGCGATCGTCGCCAGCGATCCCTTCCGCACCAAGTGA
- a CDS encoding FecR family protein has product MCDLALEAIAIAEQQEGATDWLPSPEVEVAEQSGSERKSPVLRRWLAAMAGGLLAVAALGVFFLSHEVDDQQIVQVDSIAGDVRFVGRGGEVVDALQANAMLPGGVMETQSDAASVAFRFRDGSRIILVGASKATISEQDGQKRVHLDVGSLSADIQQQPAGKPFLIETPTALLEVLGTRFDVDSVDTATLLAVNEGEVRLTRRVDGRVVEVSADHQVVASLHPEEELAPLQLSKFCYSWESDLTARPMGAEGQWLPAADQQPARLRAAPKLHQRKSGKTLRLHRVKLRVNGNAPQPLLLQSNTRVRVHGHLEQPARVVCMLGVGGREGGFAGNYFFTEKPAQDSQWTLDVRVADLTPQRVGRVAPSADGLVLNCIVVYTQGADSGLEIEGVEVISGDQE; this is encoded by the coding sequence ATGTGCGACCTGGCGCTGGAGGCGATCGCCATCGCCGAGCAACAGGAAGGAGCGACGGATTGGCTGCCATCCCCTGAGGTGGAAGTCGCCGAGCAAAGCGGCAGCGAGCGGAAGTCGCCGGTTTTGCGCCGCTGGTTGGCTGCGATGGCGGGCGGTCTGCTGGCGGTCGCCGCGCTGGGGGTCTTTTTCCTTTCACACGAAGTAGACGACCAGCAAATTGTGCAGGTGGATTCGATCGCCGGAGACGTGCGCTTTGTGGGCCGCGGAGGCGAGGTCGTCGACGCCCTACAAGCCAACGCAATGCTGCCCGGCGGCGTGATGGAGACCCAGAGCGACGCCGCCTCCGTCGCGTTCCGATTCCGCGATGGCTCGCGGATCATTCTGGTCGGCGCAAGCAAGGCGACCATTTCGGAGCAAGACGGACAGAAGAGGGTTCATCTCGACGTTGGCAGCCTCTCGGCCGACATTCAGCAGCAACCCGCCGGCAAGCCCTTTCTGATCGAGACGCCGACAGCGCTGCTGGAAGTGCTCGGAACCCGCTTCGATGTCGACTCGGTCGATACGGCGACATTGCTCGCCGTGAACGAAGGCGAGGTCCGCCTGACCCGCCGGGTCGATGGCAGGGTGGTCGAAGTTTCGGCGGATCACCAGGTGGTGGCTTCGCTCCATCCGGAAGAAGAACTCGCTCCGCTGCAGCTATCGAAATTCTGCTACTCGTGGGAGAGCGATTTGACGGCCCGGCCCATGGGAGCCGAGGGGCAGTGGCTTCCCGCCGCAGATCAGCAACCAGCTCGCTTGCGCGCCGCGCCGAAATTGCATCAGCGGAAGAGCGGAAAGACGCTTCGGCTGCATCGGGTCAAGCTGCGCGTTAACGGGAATGCCCCCCAGCCGTTGTTGCTGCAGTCGAATACGCGCGTACGTGTGCACGGACATTTAGAGCAGCCAGCGCGCGTCGTCTGCATGCTCGGAGTCGGCGGCCGAGAAGGCGGTTTCGCTGGTAACTACTTTTTTACAGAGAAGCCCGCCCAAGATTCGCAATGGACATTGGACGTTCGTGTGGCGGATCTCACGCCGCAACGGGTGGGGAGAGTTGCTCCGTCCGCCGACGGCTTGGTGCTGAATTGCATCGTCGTTTATACCCAAGGCGCGGACTCGGGGTTGGAAATCGAAGGTGTGGAGGTGATTAGTGGCGATCAAGAATAG
- a CDS encoding IS1380 family transposase, with amino-acid sequence MPIKTITHARKGFRVKRKIRPKAQRRKQRMQRRIDPQNGSGQSPMIVPEKIVYELADRQQAIAAGGLGALVQTARRLDLRQAINNSITLLKLHRPYDEADHVLNIALNLLAGGGCLEHLEDRRCDEAYLNALGAERIPDPTTAGDFCRRFQEMDILRLMNGFNQVRERVWKEQPDAFFDCAIIEADGTQVQTSAEKKQGIGINYKGEWGYHPLVVTLANTREPLFIVNRSGNRPSHENAAFFFDLAVERCRKAGFRKVVLRGDTDFALTENFDRWSEQNVEFVFGIDAMPKLVGIAKTLAETEWKTLHRRKHKPPSRRATRPRCKEQIVEQNGYLNKKLVSEQIAEFDYQPGKCGRSYRIIALKKEVHQKRGQLRLFDHEKPVYFFYITNATKADKSARQVVLDANARCNQENNIAQLKQCALSAPLDNLLSNWAYMVIASLAWSLKAWAALSIQPAGNGESRAEQTRQKAALLAMDFTTFRDRVLMVPAQIIRSGRQIVYRLLSYRPTLDYLLLIVRNVHRPLRC; translated from the coding sequence ATGCCAATCAAAACAATTACGCACGCCAGAAAGGGTTTTCGAGTGAAGAGAAAGATACGACCAAAAGCGCAGCGACGCAAGCAGAGAATGCAGCGCAGGATTGATCCCCAGAACGGGTCCGGCCAGTCGCCGATGATCGTTCCCGAGAAAATCGTTTACGAACTGGCCGACCGCCAGCAAGCGATCGCCGCCGGCGGGCTGGGCGCCCTGGTGCAGACGGCGCGGCGGCTGGACCTGCGTCAGGCGATCAACAATTCGATCACGCTGCTCAAGCTGCATCGGCCTTACGATGAGGCCGACCATGTGCTCAACATCGCGCTTAACCTGCTGGCCGGCGGCGGTTGTCTGGAGCATCTCGAAGATCGCCGCTGCGACGAGGCGTATCTCAACGCGCTCGGCGCGGAGCGGATTCCCGATCCGACGACTGCTGGCGACTTCTGCCGCCGCTTTCAAGAGATGGATATCCTGCGGCTGATGAACGGCTTCAACCAGGTCCGCGAGCGGGTCTGGAAAGAGCAGCCCGACGCGTTCTTCGACTGCGCCATCATCGAGGCCGACGGCACCCAGGTGCAGACCTCGGCCGAGAAGAAACAGGGCATCGGCATCAACTACAAAGGGGAGTGGGGCTATCATCCGCTGGTCGTTACGCTGGCCAACACGCGTGAGCCGCTGTTCATCGTCAACCGCAGCGGCAATCGTCCCAGCCATGAAAACGCCGCGTTCTTCTTCGACCTGGCGGTTGAGCGCTGCCGCAAAGCGGGCTTCCGCAAGGTGGTCCTGCGGGGCGACACGGACTTCGCCCTGACGGAGAACTTCGATCGCTGGAGCGAGCAGAACGTTGAGTTTGTGTTCGGCATCGACGCCATGCCCAAGCTGGTCGGAATCGCGAAAACCCTCGCAGAAACCGAGTGGAAAACGCTTCACCGCCGCAAACACAAACCGCCCTCAAGGCGCGCCACACGGCCGCGTTGTAAAGAACAAATCGTCGAGCAGAACGGCTACCTCAACAAGAAGCTCGTCTCCGAGCAGATCGCCGAGTTCGACTATCAGCCGGGCAAGTGCGGCCGTTCTTACCGCATCATCGCGCTCAAAAAGGAAGTGCATCAGAAACGCGGCCAGTTGCGGCTGTTCGACCACGAGAAGCCGGTGTACTTCTTCTATATCACCAACGCGACAAAGGCTGACAAGTCGGCCCGGCAGGTGGTGCTGGATGCGAACGCGCGCTGCAATCAGGAGAACAACATCGCGCAGCTCAAGCAATGTGCGTTGTCGGCGCCGCTGGACAACCTGCTGAGCAACTGGGCGTACATGGTGATTGCCTCGCTGGCCTGGAGCTTGAAAGCCTGGGCGGCGCTGAGTATCCAGCCTGCCGGCAACGGCGAATCGAGGGCGGAACAAACGCGCCAGAAGGCCGCACTGCTGGCGATGGACTTCACGACGTTTCGTGATAGGGTGCTGATGGTCCCGGCGCAGATCATTCGCAGCGGCCGGCAGATCGTCTATCGGTTGCTGAGCTATCGTCC
- a CDS encoding DUF1501 domain-containing protein gives MAVTPRRSSLCFDYHPELAMDPYWARLQQHGESGLRVSQWLPNLARHADSLCVLRAMHTDTPIDSKGTLLLHCGHWVLPLPSLGSWVLYGLGCENENMPSYIALNMSSSFGGIRNCGSAFLPSTYQGVGIGQARQAVEPSDGSNLTNDSISPNEQQRQIQLVERLNQRFLEQTASPEIEGMIQSHETTFRMQMDFSQQMDFTSEPQRVLDVYGAENREQRKVRWGRQTSVDVFARQCLLARPFAEAGVRFIELNMEYWDTHTTHRRDTQNLCWAVDQPIASLFDDLKQCGLWDDTLVVWGGEFGRTTSEEENQDGTDHNPRGYTMFLAGGGVQGCFAYGRRALDVQGTFAVEGKVHVHDLHATIVHLLGLDHERLTYRYSGRDFRLTDVFGRVVNEIIV, from the coding sequence CTGGCGGTAACACCAAGGCGATCGTCTCTTTGCTTCGACTACCATCCTGAGCTGGCAATGGATCCCTATTGGGCCAGGCTGCAGCAACACGGCGAGAGTGGACTCCGCGTATCACAGTGGTTGCCAAATCTGGCGCGCCACGCCGACAGTTTGTGCGTGCTGCGGGCGATGCACACCGACACGCCGATCGATTCCAAAGGCACACTGCTGCTGCACTGCGGCCATTGGGTGCTGCCTCTCCCTTCGCTGGGATCCTGGGTGTTGTACGGTTTGGGTTGCGAGAACGAAAACATGCCAAGCTACATCGCGCTCAACATGTCCAGCAGTTTCGGCGGGATACGGAACTGCGGCTCGGCCTTCCTGCCCTCGACCTACCAGGGCGTCGGGATCGGGCAGGCTCGTCAAGCTGTCGAACCAAGCGACGGGAGCAACCTGACCAATGACTCGATTTCGCCGAATGAGCAACAGCGGCAGATTCAGCTCGTGGAGCGCCTCAATCAGAGGTTTTTGGAGCAAACGGCGTCGCCGGAAATCGAGGGTATGATTCAATCACACGAAACGACCTTCCGGATGCAGATGGATTTCTCGCAGCAGATGGACTTCACCAGCGAGCCGCAACGGGTGCTGGACGTTTACGGGGCGGAAAATAGGGAGCAGCGGAAAGTCCGCTGGGGCCGACAGACGTCCGTCGATGTGTTCGCCCGGCAGTGCTTGCTCGCGCGGCCTTTCGCCGAGGCGGGAGTGCGCTTCATCGAACTCAACATGGAATACTGGGACACGCACACCACCCACCGCCGCGACACCCAGAATCTATGCTGGGCCGTCGACCAGCCGATCGCCTCGCTGTTCGACGATCTAAAACAGTGCGGCCTGTGGGATGATACGCTGGTTGTCTGGGGCGGCGAGTTCGGCCGGACAACAAGCGAAGAAGAGAACCAGGACGGCACCGATCACAATCCGCGCGGCTACACGATGTTTCTCGCCGGCGGAGGAGTCCAAGGCTGCTTCGCCTATGGACGCCGCGCACTGGACGTCCAGGGCACCTTTGCCGTGGAAGGAAAGGTGCATGTGCACGACCTGCACGCCACGATCGTGCATCTGTTGGGTCTGGACCATGAGCGTTTGACCTATCGGTACTCTGGCCGCGATTTCCGCTTGACAGACGTGTTCGGTCGGGTCGTGAATGAGATTATTGTCTAA